GTTGTCCGTCGCGAGCGCGCGCCGCGTCGAGGACGAGGTGTTCGCCGCCAGCGACGCCCGCGACGTAGCGTTCGTTCGCGACCTCTCGTTCGCCGGGCCCGCGGGCGACGTGCCGGTTCGCGTCTACCGCGACGACCCCTACCCCGAGTCTCCCGCGCCCGTCGTCGTGTTCTACCACGGCGGCGGGTGGACGCTCGGCACGCTCGACTCCATCGGCGGCGTCTGCCGCGAACTCGCGGCGCGCGCCGACTGCGTCGTCGTCAGCGTGGACTATCGCCTCGCGCCCGAACACCCGTTCCCGGCGGCCCACGACGACGCCGACGCCGCGCTCCAGTGGGTCGTCGACAACGCCGACTCGTTCGGCGGCGACCCCGAGCGCGTCGCCGTCGCGGGCACGAGCGCGGGCGGGAACCTCGCCGCGAGCGTCGCGCTCCGCGCCCGCGAGACCGACGGCCCCGAGCTCGCCCACCAAGCCCTCCTCTACCCGATGACCGACCGCGACACGTCCCGGGACTCGTACGACGAACACGGCGACGGGCCGCTGCTCACGCGAGCGGACGTCGAGTGGTTCTGGGACAACTACTGCCGGAGTCCCGTCGACGCCGCGAACCCCTACGCGAGCGTGCTCCGGGCGCGCGACCACGGCGACCTCCCGACCGCCACGGTCGTCACGGCGGGCCACGACCCGCTCCGCGACGAAGGCGCGGCGTACGCCGACGCGCTCGCCGACGACGGCACGCCCGTCGACCACCAGCACTACCCGTCGATGGCCCACGGCTTCCTCAGCCTCACCGACGACGTGGGCGTCGCCGACGACGCGATGGACGCCGTCGCCGCCCGCCTCCGGGACGCACTCGCCTGACGGATTGCCCGCTTCGACGGGCCTTTTGCCGTCCGCCGGCGACGACTAGCCGAATGGGACGCTACCGAACGCCCGGTCTGTTTCTCCTGCTCGCCGCCGTCTGGGGGACCGCGTTTCCCGCCACGGACGCCGGCCTCG
The nucleotide sequence above comes from Halobacterium litoreum. Encoded proteins:
- a CDS encoding alpha/beta hydrolase is translated as MTDLDPDLAAEIDRIEAAGVPEWHQLSVASARRVEDEVFAASDARDVAFVRDLSFAGPAGDVPVRVYRDDPYPESPAPVVVFYHGGGWTLGTLDSIGGVCRELAARADCVVVSVDYRLAPEHPFPAAHDDADAALQWVVDNADSFGGDPERVAVAGTSAGGNLAASVALRARETDGPELAHQALLYPMTDRDTSRDSYDEHGDGPLLTRADVEWFWDNYCRSPVDAANPYASVLRARDHGDLPTATVVTAGHDPLRDEGAAYADALADDGTPVDHQHYPSMAHGFLSLTDDVGVADDAMDAVAARLRDALA